The genome window CGCAGTAGATTTTGGGGGCGGGATGGGTCGGTTAAATCTCCCCTAACCCCTCTTTAGAAAAGAGGGGAATGAAGGCCTGCTATTTGAAACGACCGGGTAATTCCCCCCTCTTTGGAAAGAGGGGTTAGGGGAGAATGGCACTTACTTAAGCTTCTTAGGGTGACCATTTTTCATCACTTCCGCTCTTGCTTCATGCCGTGTTCTCGTCAATAAGGGATAGGCTTTCGGTCTTCGCTTCACCGCTCTCGGTTCGATTCGGCCGGGACGATTCCCCACCTTTTTCTGCACCATCATGCGGAATAAATAACCGATATATTCATCATCCAAATACTGCGCGTTTTGTAGATAGATCAGCCATATCTGCAAGCAGTGCTTGAAACTTATACGTCTTGGGCTGATTGATGTGGTCTGATACATCCGGACACCGAGTTAAGGCTGTAAAATGCCATAACGGGGTGAATGATGCCAACAGAGAAGAAGACAAGACGGAAATACACGGAAGACTTCAAGCGGGACGCGGTGGCGCTGGTGACCGAACAGGGTTACAAGGTGGCGGAGGCGGCCCGGAGTCTGGGGATCAACGACAATCTGCTGCGCCGATGGCGGCAGGAATTTTCGGACGATGCCAGCGGTGCGCAGCTGTCGGCGGATGAGCGCGAGGAGCTGAATCGGCTGCGGAAGGAGAACCGCATGCTGCGGATGGAAAAGGAGATTTTAAAAAAAGCCAGCCAGTACTTCGCGAAGGAAATGAAGTGAAGTACGCCTTCATCCGGGACCATGCATGCCGTTGGCCGGTATTGCATCTGTGCCGCCTGCTAGGTGTGCAGCGCAGTGCCTACTACGACTGGCGGGACCGGCCTGGCCAGGTCATTCCGGCCGAGGAACTGGCCTTGCGGCGGCGCATGAAGGCGTTGTTCAAGGCCTCCCGGGACAGTTTGGGTAGTCGAACGATGGCGCGCAAACTGCGCGAGGAGGGCTTTGAGATCGGCCGTGACCGGACGCGCCGCCTGATGAAGGCGTTGAGCCTGGAGGTTAGAGCGAAGCGCAAATACAAGGCGACAACCGACAGCAAACACCAGCTGCCGGTGGCGGAGAATGTGCTGAACCGCCAGTTCAACCCGACGAGGCCGAACCAGGCCTGGGGCGCAGATATCACGTATCTGTGGACGCAGGAAGGCTGGGTATACCTGGCGGTGGTGATCGACCTGTATTCGCGCCGCGTGGTCGGCTGGGCCATGGATCGGCGCATGAAGAAAGCCCTGGTGATCCGGGCCTTGCTGATGGCGATCAATCTGAGAAACCCGCCACCAGGCCTGATCCATCATTCGGACCGTGGCAGCCAATATGCCAGTCGCGCCTATCAGAAGCTGCTGGCACAACATGGGATGGTTTGCAGTATGAGTCGCAAGGGTAACTGCTGGGATAATGCCCCGGTGGAACGCTTCTTCAGTAGCCTGAAGCGGGAATGGACCGGTGATCGCTTGTACCGGACCCGGAAGGAAGCGATTGCTGATGTCCGGGAATACGTGGCGGTGTATTACAATGCTCAGCGCCTGCATTCGACGCTGGGTTACAAGACACCGATGGATTACGAAAAGGACCTTAACAAAGTGTCCGGAAACACTTGACCACTACAAACCCCTCCCTTTTACAAAGGGGGGAACTCGAGTTTCATTTTAGGTTTAGGGGGGAGGGGGCTTCCATGCTGCGCTATAGGGCAAATTTAAAAGGATGCTCGCGCCAGCTGCGCCGCGATATGACCGATGCTGAGCAGTTGTTGTGGTCGCGGCTACGGCGCAAGCAGATTTTAGGGGTGCAGTTTTATCGCCAACGGCCCATCGGCGATTACATTGTCGATTTCTTTGCACCAAAGGCAAGGCTGGTGGTGGAGGTGGATGGCGGGCAGCATTTTGAGCTGGAAAATCAACGCCACGACGAACGCCGCGATCTATATCTGACCGGGCAGGGCCTGGACGTGATGAGGTTCGATAACTTGCAGGTATTGAATGAGATTGATGCGGTGGCTGAAGCCATTTTCCAGGTTGTCACCAAGAGGTTGAGTGATTAGTCTTGAAACTTCTCTCAATCCTTTATGCCCTGTGGGTGCCCATTAAGTAAAGAAGGGGGTTAGGTTAAGTGTTTTTTTGCTCCCCTCTTTTTTAAAGAGGGGTTGGGGGAGATTTCTTATCCTGTCCGCCTCAGTAACAAATAAGGGAATATATGTTGAAACACCGGAGTGAGCCAAGGTAGTGGCAAGACGCCGTCAAAAACTAAAGCCCATGCCTGCAGGGGCATTTCCCGGCCACGTCGAGTCCCTCGACCACGACGGCCGCGGCGTGGCCCACGTGGATGGCAAGGCGACCTTCATCGAGGGGGCATTGCCGGGCGAAGAGGTGAGGTTCAAATACCTTACCCAGCACAAGAAGTTTGACGAGGGTTATGTCACCGATATCATCCAGTCCTCGTCCGATCGCGTCGAACCCAAGTGTCCCCACTTCGACATCTGCGGCGGCTGCAGTCTGCAGCACATGGATGCCGCTGCGCAGATCCAGGCCAAGCAGCAGATCATGCTGGACAACTTCAAGCACATCGGCAATGTGGTGCCTGAAGAGATATTGCCGCCATTGACCGCCAGCCACTGGGGCTACCGGCGCAAGGCCCGCTTGGGTTGTCGCTATGTCTTCAAAAAGGCATCCATGCTGGTGGGCTTTCGCGAACGGCGCAGCGGCCTGCTGGCTGAGCTGAGCCGCTGCGAGGTGCTGCACCCCGCCATCGGCGAGCGCATTATGGCCTTGCGCGAATTAGTGGGTAGTTTGCAGGCCTACAAGCGCATGCCCCAGATCGAGGTGGCCATCGGCGATGATGTGGTGGCGCTTGTCTTTCGTAATCTCGATGAGCTGGTAGAGCAGGATATTGAGCGCCTGGTTCAATTCGGCCAAGACAACCATATCCATATCTATCTTCAGCCCAAGGGGCCGGACAGCGCCTATCGGCTCTGGCCCGCACAGTCGCAGCTCAGTTATCGTCTGGATGAGTTCGATCTGGAGATGTTGTTTGAGCCCACCGATTTCACCCAGGTGAACGCGGAAATCAACCGCAAGATGGTGAGCCGGGCCGTCACCATGCTGGATCCACAGCCCAGCGAACGGGTCTTGGATCTGTTCTGCGGCCTGGGCAACTTCAGCTTACCGTTGGCGCGCAAGGCCGGCCATGTGATCGGCGTCGAAGGCGAGGCGGGGCTGGTGCAGCGGGCGCATGCAAATGCTGCACACAATCGAGTTAGCAATGCGGAGTTTCATGCCGCTGATCTGGCTCAGGAGCCCCATCAGCACCCATGGTTCGGCGCGGGTTTCGACAAGCTCCTCATCGACCCGCCACGCAGCGGGGCCTTTGAGATCGTCAAGCATGTGCCGGCCTTTGGCGCCGGTCGGGTGCTCTATGTCTCGTGCAATCCCGCCACCCTGGCGCGCGATGCCCAAGTGCTGGTCGAGGCGGGATACAGACTCAAGGCGGCCGGGGTGATGGATATGTTTCCGCATACCACCCATGTGGAGTCGATGGCCTTGTTCGAGCAGGGTTAGGTTAAGCCCCCTCTTTTGTAAAGAGGGGGTTGGGGGAGATTTAAGGACGTTGAGCCGTTCAGCGTATGGTGAATTAAATCCCCCCTAGCCCCCCTTTTTCAAAGGGGGGAACCTCGTGTCAGTCTGTGGTCAACACTACCTTGCCCATCATCCCCCCGGCCTCGATCAGGCGATGCGCCTCGGCTGCCTGTGCCAGGGACAATTGATGGCTCACATGGATCTTGAGTTTGCCCTGTTCCATCAGCGCGGCGCACTGACTCAGTATCCAACTCTGGTGGCTCTGCGCCTCAAACAGACCTTGGTGCATCGGCGTCAGCATCAACTCCAAGCTGACGCGCTGATTGCGCATTCGGGCGGTTTGCCAGTCGGTATCCGGGCCGGGTTGGAGCAGGGTCACCACATCACCGTAGACACGTACCGCAGCGAAGGTTTGGTCCAGCACCTTGCCGCCGACGGTGTCGAAACCCACAGCGACGCCGGCACCCTCGGTCCATGCATTGACGGCGGCGACTAGATCTTTCTGCTTGTAGATCACCGCCTCATCGGCGCCGAGCTCGCGCACGAATTCAGCCTTGTCTTCATCACCGACGCTGGTGATTACTTTGGCCCCAACTGACTTGGCGAGTTGAATCGCCACATGGCCGACGCCGCCGGCGCCGGCATGGATCAAGACTGTGTGTCCGCTTTGAAGGTTGGCGCGATCAAACAGGCTTTCCCAGGCGGTGATCGACACCAGCGCTGCCGCGGCCGCTTCGGCGAAACTGACGGTGGCGGGCTTGCGGGCGGCGAAGGCTTCATCCACCACTGCCAGTTCGGCATAGTTGCCGGGATGAGCGCCGATGCCGCCGTTACAGAAAAAGACCTCATCGCCGGGTTTGAAACGGGTGACTTGCGTGCCCACATCTTCCACCACACCCGCGCCGTCGCAGCCGAGGACCGTCGGCAGCTTGTCGGGATAGTAAGTCCCGCGGCTACGCAGTTTGGTATCCACCGGATTGACGCCGGCGACCTTGAGGCGCACCCGCATGTCGCCGGGGCGCTGCAACTCAGGCGCATCGACCTCTTTTAGCTGCAACACCTCCGGCGGGCCGGGCGCATTCATCAGTATGGCCTGCATCCTTTCCTCCGCGCGTATTACGCCTCGCTGTCTTTTTCCTGTTTTTCTTTTTCGTGTTTCACCTTACTGAGAAATTCCACCATGAACGCGGCAAAGACACCCAGCATGCCGCCCAGAATAATCCCGAGGGCGATAATCATCAGGGGGGAGGTGCCTGTTGTCTTGGCGGTCTCTAACGTGACGCTGATCAAGGCCGTCTCGGGCATGGTATCGAGTTTGTAACGCAGCTCGTTGATCTTGCTTTGCAGCTCAATACTTCGGGTGGTGGCGGCCTGTTCTTCTTCGATGAGCTTGGTCTGCAGGAATCTGAGCTCGTCCTTAACGCTGAGTCTCACGCTGTCTGAGATGTTTTGCGCTTCTAGATATTGTTGCCTCAGCGTAGCCACATCATCACGCAATACCGTCAGGTAGCCGCTGTTCTTAATACTCTCCAAGGTTAAACGCAAGCGCTCGATTTGGTTTTGGATGGCGACACGTTCTTGGTTCAGTTTTTTGTCGTGCTCGGCGATGAATCGCTGGGCAACCATACTATGCAGTTCATTGACCGCGTCGGGATTGTCAGCCACCGTCTGGGTCTCGAGAATTATCAAATCGCTATCCTTGGGGGCGCGGGCTTCTATGTTGAGAGCGCTGAGCGTTTCGTTGGCTTTGATCGCATTCAGGGTAGCTGGGATATAGGTTTCTTGCAGCTTGGTCAGCGCGCTGGTGCTGGACTCAATCTTGGGATCGCCGCCGATTTCTATGGTGGTGGCATAGGTGGTTTTTTCGCTTTTGATAAAGGTCGCGGCGATGGCTAGGCCGGTGCAGAGCAATAGCGTTAACAGGATGACCAGTTTGCGTCGGTAAAGGACGACAAATAAATCCACCAGACTGATTTCATCCTCCCGGTTGTCGATATAATAGGCCGGGACTGGTACCGGGGTGGTGGGTTTGATATCGTTCATATTTGGTTCTCAAGGTTCAGAAACTGCTTGGACTTTTAACCCTTTGGCTTTGGCCGGGTCGATATTTATGAGTCAGACATATTACCAGCCCCGTGCCCGGACGGAAACTCATGGCGACCGAAATCGAACGTAAATTCCTGGTTAAAAATGATGCCTGGCGCGACGCGGTAAAAAAGGCCTCGTTTTATCGCCAGGGCTACCTGGCCAATTCCGACGGCGCCTCGGTGCGGGTGCGCGTGGCCGACGGCACAGGTTATCTAAATATCAAGAGTATGACCCTGGGCGTGAGTCGTCATGAATTTGAATATGTCATCCCCGTGAGTGACGCCGAGCAGATGCTCGATGAACTCTGCCTCGGGCCCAAGATCGAGAAGACGCGCTATTTTGTCGATCACGGCCATCACCTCTGGGAGGTGGATGTGTTCGAAGGCGACAACAAAGGCCTGGTCGTGGCGGAAGTGGAATTGAACGCCGAGGACGAAGACTTTGAGCGGCCGTCCTGGGTCGGCCGGGAGGTCTCCGACGACAAGCGCTATTACAACGTCTGCCTGGTCCAGCATCCCTATCGCGAGTGGAAGGACACCGACTGATTTTGACCACGTTTGTCCGTTATGCGCTGCTGCTGGTATTGCTGGGGGCGTTGGCACTTTCCGGTTGCAGCCGGCCGGATCCTGAGGCGCTGCGCTTCGGCCTCTCCAGCAGCCCCATCAATCTCGATCCCCGTTTTGCCACCGATGCCGCCTCCACGCGCATCAACCGCCTGCTCTACCAACGTCTGGTGGATTTCGATCAGAACCTACGTCCGCAACCCTCCTTGGCCGAATGGCGCCGGCTCAGTCCGGACCATTACCGCTTTCATCTGCTCATGGGCATGGCGACCTTTCACAATGACACCGCATTGACGGCGGCGGACGTCAAGGCGACCTATGCTGCTATTCTCGATCCCGCCACCGGTTCGCCTCACCGTGCCGGTCTCAACATGATCGAGGCCATCGAGGTGATTGACGAGCAGACCCTAGATTTCCATCTCAAGGACGCCGATCCCTTGTTTCCCGGCCGGCTGGTGATCGGCATCCTGCCGGCCGAATTGCTGGCGGCTCAGCATCCCTTCAGCCGGCAACCGGTGGGCAGTGGGCCGTTCCAATTCCTCGCCTGGCCGGAGGAAGGTAAGTTGGTCCTCGAGCGGCTGGACGACGAGCGCCGTTTCGAATTCATTACGGTCAAGAATCCCACCGTGCGGGTGCTGAAACTGCTGCGCGGCGAGATCGACATGTTGCAGAACGATCTGCCGCCCGAGCTGGTCAGCTATCTTGCCGAGCAGGAAGCGATTCGGCTGCGGCGCGCGCCGGGCTCCAATTTCACCTATCTGGGGTTTAACCTGGAGGACGAGGATACCGGTCGGCTCAAGCTGCGCCAGGCCATTGCCCACGCCATCGACCGTCAGGCCATCATCGAATACATCATGGGCGGGGCGGCGACGCGCGCCAGCGCCCTGTTGCCGCCCGATCATTGGGCCGGCGATCCCGATCTAAAACTTTATCCCTACGCCCCCGCCCGGGCGCGGGTGCTGCTGAAAGAGGCGGGCTACATCGGCGCCAAGCGGCCGCACTTGGTCTACAAGACCTCCAGCGATCCCTTCCGCATTCGTCTGGCCACGGTGATACAGCAGCAGTTGGCCGAGGTCGGCATTGATGTGGAGCTGCGCAGTTACGACTGGGGCACCTTTTACGGTGACATCAAGGCGGGACGCTTTCAGATGTTCAGCCTCAGTTGGGTGGGCATCAAGACGCCGGACATCTTCCGCTATGTGTTTCACAGCGAATCGATACCGCCGCGCGGCGCCAATCGCGGCCGCTATTTTGATAAGCTGGCCGATGAGCTGATCGAGGCCGCTGAGCAGAAGACGGCCTTGGACGATCAGGCCCGGCTGTATGCCGAACTCCAGGCCCGCCTGTTGCAGCAGTTGCCCTATGTGCCTCTATGGTACGAAGATCATCTCTTCGCCGCGCGCAAAGGGATCAACGGTTATACCCTGGCGCGTGACGGCAATTATGACGGACTGATCAATGTCAGCAAAGATGGAACCTGACGAACTTTGGATCGAAATCAGCGTTGCCGCGCAGCAGCTGAGGCTGCGTCGCGGCGCGGCGGTGGTGGCAAGCTTTCCGGTCTCCACCGCCGCCAACGGTGTGGGCGAACAAGACGGCAGCGCTTGTACCCCCCGCGGTTGGCACAAGGTGCGCGCCAAGATCGGTGCGGGCGAACCGGAAAACGCCGTCTTTAGCGGGCGCCGGCCGACAGGGGAGATCTACACGCCCGCGCTGGCGGCGCGTCACCCGGAGCGGGATTGGATACTCAGTCGCATTCTCTGGCTCAGCGGACTGGAGCCGGGCGTGAATCGCCTGGGTAAAGTGGATACCATGAGGCGCTTTATTTATATCCACGGTACGCCCGACAGTGAAGCCATGGGCGTGGCCAATTCACATGGCTGCGTGCGGATGCGGAATCAGGATGTGATGCGCTTGTTCGACCTGGTGAAGGTAGGGACGCGGGTGTTTATTGCGGGGGAGGAGGGTGAAATCCCCCCTAGCCCCCCTTTAGTAAAGGGGGGGATATGACGGGGCTGCGTCACAGCTATGGTGTTTCCTCTTGGCGGGACGGAGCCTCGCTAATCTCCCTCATTACTAAAGAGGGAGTGTGGGGGGTTAAAAGGCATGGCGTTTCCTCGAGGGAGGACGGAGCCCCGCTAAGCCCCCGCTTTTCTAAAGAGCACCCTAAAGGGCATAAAGGGGTTTGGGGGCGAATTAAAGGGCTTGATATTTACGCGTGGCGGGACGGCACCCCGCTAAGCCTTCTCTCTTTTAAAGAGGGGGTTTGCAGGAGATTTAAAAGACCTAGCGTTTCCTCGTGGCGGGGCGGTGGTCCCATAAGCCCCCTCTTTGCTAAAGAGCACCCTAAAGGGCATAAAGGGGTTGGGGGGAGATTTAAGGTCTGGGGGAGATTTAACAAGCCAGGAAAGACCCCCCCTCCATGCTGAGCTTTCTCGTCTCTCGCCTGGCCAGTGCCCTGTTCGTCGTCTTCGGCGTGACCACCCTGGTGTTCTTCTTTCTGCACCTGGTGCCCGGCGATCCGGTGGAGGTGATGCTGGGCGAATCGGCCCAGGCCGCCGACCGCGAGGCGCTGCGCCAATCTTTGGGACTGGATCAACCCCTCGCGGTACAATACGGCCACTATCTTGCCCAACTGGTGCGCTTTGATCTGGGTACCTCGCTTTACTCCCAGCAACCCATCACCGAGATGCTGGCCGAGCGCATCCCGGCCACGGCGGAATTGGCGCTCGCCGCCCTGATCGTCGCCGTGCTGATCGCGTTTCCCCTGGGCGTACTGGCGGCGGTGCGCAAGGGCAGCCATTGGGATCAAAGCGCCATGGGCTTGTCGCTGCTGGGTGTCTCCATCCCCAACTTCCTCATGGGGCCGATCCTGATCCTGGTGTTCTCGCTCTGGCTGGGCTGGTTTCCGGTCAGCGGCCGCGACGGTCTGGCCTCGCTGATTCTGCCCGCCCTGACCCTGGGTACGGCCATGGCGGCCATCTTGTCGCGCATGGTGCGCGCCACCCTGTTGGAGACCCTGGGAGAGGACTACATCCGTACCGCCCGCGCCAAGGGTCTGAGCGAGCGCCTGGTGATCTGGCGCCATGCCTTGGGCAACGCCTTGCTGCCGGTGATTACCCTGCTGGGTTTGCAGCTCGGGGTGCTGCTGGGCGGGGCGGTGATCACCGAGGTGGTGTTTTCCTGGCCCGGCCTGGGTCAGCTCACCATTGAGTCCATCCAGCGCCGCGATTACCCCGTGGTGCAGGCCTGCGTGTTACTGATCAGCCTGAGCTATGTGGTGGTCAACACGCTGACCGACGTACTCTACGGCTGGCTCGACCCGCGCGTGAGGGTGACGGAATGATCCGCCTGTACTGGCCGGCCGGGGTGCTAGTCGTGTGGGCCTTTCTCGCCCTGTTCGGCGGTTGGCTGGGGCTCATGCCCAACGACATCCACCTGCCCAAGATCCTGCAAACGCCGGGCATTGATGCCTGGCTGGGTTACGACGACCTGGGTCGACCCTTGTGGGACCGGCTGGTGGCCGGGGCCCGGACCTCGTTTCTGGTGGCGGTGGTGGTGGTGCTGTTGTCTCTCATCGTCGGTACCCTGATCGGTGCGGTAAGCGCCTATGCCGGCGGCTGGCTGGATCACCTGGTGGTGCGCATTATCGACATCTTCCTGGCATTTCCCGGCATCCTGCTGGCCATCGCCCTGGCGGGTCTGTTGGGGCCGGGCATTAACAATGTCATCATCGCCCTGAGCGTGGTGGGGTGGGTGGGCTTCGCGCGTCTGGCGCGGGCCCAGGTGCTCACCATCAAGCATCGCGAGCACGTGGTGGCGGCCCATGCCCTGGGCACGCCGCCCGCCAAGATTATTCTGAAACACATTCTGCCCTTGATCATGGCACCACTGATTGTGGAGGCCACTTTTGCCGTCGCCGGGGCGGTGATCGCCGAGGCCGGGCTGTCGTTTCTGGGTCTGGGGGTGCAGCCGCCGGCGGCCTCTTGGGGCAGCATGATCCGCGACGGCGCGCGCTATCTGCTGGTGGCGCCGCACATGGTGTTGGTGCCCGGGGTGATGTTGATGCTGGTGGTGCTGGCGGTGAATCTGTTGGGGGATCAAATGCGTGATTGGTTGGATGTGCGCGGGCGCTGAGGCTGGTCGCGTTTGCCTTGCCCAGCTCGGATGATTTGTCAGGACTCTGAGGGCGCACCAACCCAGCGTCCCCCTTTTTTAAAGGGGGATGGAGGGGGATTTACAGGGCGGCGAAATCCCCCCTAACCCTTTATGCCCGCGAGGGTGCCCTTTTTCAAAGGGGGGAACCGTGAGGTGGTTTCCGGACATCGGCGGATAGTAGGATAAGTCCCTGTTTGGCAAAGAGCATCCTGATGTCTCCGCGTTACGCGGGTGTACGTACTTAGCCTCCCCCTTTTTAAAGGGGGATGGAGGGGGGATTTAGAGGACGGCGAAATCCCCCCTAACCCTTTATGCCCGCGAGGGTGCCCTTTAAAAAGGGGGGCGGGAAGGTGGATCTCGGATTAATGAACTAACGACTAACACCAACATGACGAATGTATTCACCACAAACACAAGGACAATCCCATGTCACTAGGCCCGGTAATGGTCGGCCTGTCAGGCAAGACCCTGAACCAGGAAGAACGGGACATGCTGCTCCACCCGATGGTGGGGGCGGTAATCCTGTTCAGCCGTAACTATGACAGTCCGCACCAACTGCAAACACTGATCGCCGAGATCCATCAACTGCGCGATCCCCATTTGCTGGTCAGTGTCGATCACGAGGGGGGTCGGGTGCAGCGTTTTCGCGACGGCTTCAGCCGCTTGCCACCCATGCGCCGTCTGGGCGAGATCTACGACGACGAGCCTAAGCGTGCCCGGCGCCTGGCCGAGACCGTGGGCTGGCTGATGGCGGTGGAGCTGCGCGCCGTGGGGGTGGATTTCAGTTTCGCCCCGGTGCTGGATTTGGATCACGGCGTATCCGAGATCATTGGTGATCGCTCGTTTCACCGCCAGGCGCAGGCCGTGGCCGACCTGGCCCAAAGTGTTGTCAGCGGCATGAACAAGGCCGGCATGTCGGCGACGGGCAAGCACTTTCCCGGCCATGGCGCGGTGGAGGTCGATACCCACGTAGGCATCGCGCGCGACGAGCGCGCATTGGTGGACATCGAGCTGGAAGACCTGGTCCCCTTCGAACGCCTGGTCCATGCCGGGCTGGCCGGCGTCATGCCCGGCCATGTGATCTATCCCCAGGTGGACAGCCAGCCCGCCGGTTTCTCCCGCTTTTGGTTGCAGGAGGTATTACGCAAGCGTCTCGGTTTTCAGGGCGCCATTTTCAGCGACGATTTGCTGATGGCGGGGGCGGCGCCGATGGGCAGTGTCAGCGATCGCGCCGAGGCGGCGCTGGCGGCGGGCTGCGACATGGTATTGGTGTGCGACAATTTCACCGAGATCTGCAATACCCTGGAACGCCTGGAGCGCTTCGACAACCCGGCGTCCCATTTGCGTCTGGCGCGCATGCACGGCCGCCAGCCCATCAGCCGCGACCGGCTCCACAACGATCCCCATTGGCACCAGGCCTTGCAGGCCGTTGAGCCGTTGTTGCAGGCCAAGCCGCTGGATTTATTGTAAAATCCGCCAATGTTTTATCAAGCTGTGATGGCCGCCGCGGTCGCCACCGAACGGCGCATCACAACACCTTTCATTTCGATATAGGAACAAGCATGCAGTTATCCCAACTCGTTTCCGCATTGGTTCTACTGATGATGATGTCAGTGGCCCAGGCCGCCATCCCCTGGACCTTTCAGCCCCTGCCGCCGCAGCCGCCCATTCCAGACGAAAATCCGCAAAGTCAGGCTAAGATCGCGCTGGGCAAGCAACTGTTCTTTGATCCGCGCCTGTCGGTCACCGGCACCCATGCCTGTCAGAGCTGCCACAATCTCGCCGCCGGCGGCGAGGACGGCCGCGCCCAGCCGGTGGGCGTCTACGGCCGCACGGGCCGGCGCAGCACCCTGACGATTTGGAACGCCGCCTATCATACCGTCTATAACTGGGACGGCAGCGCCCAGACCCTGGAGCAACAAAATCAGCGGCATCTGCTCGATCCCAAGGTGATGGGCATGGCGGACGGCTATCAGCTCGCCGCGCGCATCGCTGCCATTCCCGAGTATCGGCAGCAGTTCGAGCAGGTGTTCGGCGAGCCGGGGGTGAGCTTTGCCAACATTGTCCGCGCCCTGGCCAGTTTCGAACGCACCCTGGTGACCGCCGACAGTCCCTTTGATCGTTATTTGCGTGGCGCTGAGCAGGCCATCTCAACGCAAGCGCAACGGGGTTTTGAGACCTTTATTGAGCAGCGTTGCGCCTCTTGTCATTTCTGGGTCAATCTGGCCGGTCCGCAACCCGGGCTGGCCTTGCAGCAGGGCCAAGGCTTTTACGAATTGTTCCCCAATCATCCCGGCACCGATTACGAGCGGCGCTACCGCCTGGCCGAGGACATCGGCCGCTACGACTACAGCCAGATCGACACCGACCGGCGCATGTGGCGCGTGCCGTCGCTGCGCAATGTGGCGCTAACCGCGCCCTATTTTCATAATGGGGCGGTGAAGACCCTGGACGAGGCGGTGCGCGTCATGGCCAAGACCCAGACCCAAACCGAATTGGATGAGGCGCAGGTGGCCGACATCGTCGCCTTCTTGCGGACCCTGAGCGGCGAATTCCCTACCATCGACCTGCCGCGGCTGCCGGCGACGCCGGGGCGCACCGCCGTGGCGGGGCATGATTAAGCGAGTGGAGCAGCGATGATGACATCCGACTATCTGGACGAGGCAAAGCAGGTCATGCGCGAGGCCGATCTGCTCTGCAGCAAGGCGCAGGTCGAAGCCGCCTTCGACACAATGGCCGCCGCGATCAGCGCCGAACTGGCGGATAAAAATCCGCTGGTGCTGTGCGTTATGACCGGCGGTGTGATCCCCGCCGGCATGTTGCTGCCGCGCCTCGATTTCCCGCTGATGACCGATTACATCCACGCCACCCGCTACGGTCACAATACCGCGGGCGGCAGCCTGGACTGGGTCGTCAAACCCCACAAGCCGCTCAAGGATCGGGTGGTGCTGCTGGTGGATGACATCTTCGACGAGGGTTTGACCCTGGAGGCCATCGTCGCCGACTGCCAGGCCGCCGGCGCGGCGCAGGTCTATACCGCGGTGTTGGTGGAAAAGACGCGCCAACGCGCATCCCACCTGCAGGTCGATTTCGTCGGTCTGCAGGTGGAAGACCGTTATCTGTTCGGCTACGGCATGGATTACAAAGGTTACCTGCGCAACGCCGCCGGCATTTACGCGGTCAAGGGCATGTAGTGCCTGCCATACATCTGAATTTTCGGGAGCGATCAAAATGAGCAATGTGGCCATTATCGGCGGTACCGGACTCACCCGTCTGGAGCAACTGGAAATCACCAAGCGGGAAGTGGTGCACACCCCCTACGGCGAACCCTCGGGCACCATCACCCACGGCACTCTGTGCGGTAAGAATGTGTTGTTTCTGCCGCGCCACGGCGCCGGTCACACCATCCCGCCGCACAAGATCAACTACCGCGCCAACATCTGGGCGCTCAATAATCTGGGCGTTGAA of Candidatus Tenderia electrophaga contains these proteins:
- a CDS encoding transposase, yielding MPTEKKTRRKYTEDFKRDAVALVTEQGYKVAEAARSLGINDNLLRRWRQEFSDDASGAQLSADEREELNRLRKENRMLRMEKEILKKASQYFAKEMK
- a CDS encoding transposase, with protein sequence MKYAFIRDHACRWPVLHLCRLLGVQRSAYYDWRDRPGQVIPAEELALRRRMKALFKASRDSLGSRTMARKLREEGFEIGRDRTRRLMKALSLEVRAKRKYKATTDSKHQLPVAENVLNRQFNPTRPNQAWGADITYLWTQEGWVYLAVVIDLYSRRVVGWAMDRRMKKALVIRALLMAINLRNPPPGLIHHSDRGSQYASRAYQKLLAQHGMVCSMSRKGNCWDNAPVERFFSSLKREWTGDRLYRTRKEAIADVREYVAVYYNAQRLHSTLGYKTPMDYEKDLNKVSGNT
- a CDS encoding 23S rRNA methyltransferase, with product MPAGAFPGHVESLDHDGRGVAHVDGKATFIEGALPGEEVRFKYLTQHKKFDEGYVTDIIQSSSDRVEPKCPHFDICGGCSLQHMDAAAQIQAKQQIMLDNFKHIGNVVPEEILPPLTASHWGYRRKARLGCRYVFKKASMLVGFRERRSGLLAELSRCEVLHPAIGERIMALRELVGSLQAYKRMPQIEVAIGDDVVALVFRNLDELVEQDIERLVQFGQDNHIHIYLQPKGPDSAYRLWPAQSQLSYRLDEFDLEMLFEPTDFTQVNAEINRKMVSRAVTMLDPQPSERVLDLFCGLGNFSLPLARKAGHVIGVEGEAGLVQRAHANAAHNRVSNAEFHAADLAQEPHQHPWFGAGFDKLLIDPPRSGAFEIVKHVPAFGAGRVLYVSCNPATLARDAQVLVEAGYRLKAAGVMDMFPHTTHVESMALFEQG
- a CDS encoding alcohol dehydrogenase, producing the protein MQAILMNAPGPPEVLQLKEVDAPELQRPGDMRVRLKVAGVNPVDTKLRSRGTYYPDKLPTVLGCDGAGVVEDVGTQVTRFKPGDEVFFCNGGIGAHPGNYAELAVVDEAFAARKPATVSFAEAAAAALVSITAWESLFDRANLQSGHTVLIHAGAGGVGHVAIQLAKSVGAKVITSVGDEDKAEFVRELGADEAVIYKQKDLVAAVNAWTEGAGVAVGFDTVGGKVLDQTFAAVRVYGDVVTLLQPGPDTDWQTARMRNQRVSLELMLTPMHQGLFEAQSHQSWILSQCAALMEQGKLKIHVSHQLSLAQAAEAHRLIEAGGMMGKVVLTTD
- a CDS encoding peptide ABC transporter substrate-binding protein, which produces MLTTFVRYALLLVLLGALALSGCSRPDPEALRFGLSSSPINLDPRFATDAASTRINRLLYQRLVDFDQNLRPQPSLAEWRRLSPDHYRFHLLMGMATFHNDTALTAADVKATYAAILDPATGSPHRAGLNMIEAIEVIDEQTLDFHLKDADPLFPGRLVIGILPAELLAAQHPFSRQPVGSGPFQFLAWPEEGKLVLERLDDERRFEFITVKNPTVRVLKLLRGEIDMLQNDLPPELVSYLAEQEAIRLRRAPGSNFTYLGFNLEDEDTGRLKLRQAIAHAIDRQAIIEYIMGGAATRASALLPPDHWAGDPDLKLYPYAPARARVLLKEAGYIGAKRPHLVYKTSSDPFRIRLATVIQQQLAEVGIDVELRSYDWGTFYGDIKAGRFQMFSLSWVGIKTPDIFRYVFHSESIPPRGANRGRYFDKLADELIEAAEQKTALDDQARLYAELQARLLQQLPYVPLWYEDHLFAARKGINGYTLARDGNYDGLINVSKDGT
- a CDS encoding peptidase — protein: MSAKMEPDELWIEISVAAQQLRLRRGAAVVASFPVSTAANGVGEQDGSACTPRGWHKVRAKIGAGEPENAVFSGRRPTGEIYTPALAARHPERDWILSRILWLSGLEPGVNRLGKVDTMRRFIYIHGTPDSEAMGVANSHGCVRMRNQDVMRLFDLVKVGTRVFIAGEEGEIPPSPPLVKGGI